A single window of Streptomyces sudanensis DNA harbors:
- a CDS encoding aminotransferase class V-fold PLP-dependent enzyme encodes MSAYPNSDDLLRAGVPESSAPAAPGLPLPVLGRDVTVPLAGGGEIGYAALDHAASAPVLQRVWDDVAAYAPYYGSVHRGAGYLSQLSTDLFENSRGTVARFLGCRPGDQVVFTRSTTDSLNLLARALPAGCEVFVFETEHHASLLPWRGARVTYLDAPRTPGRAVEALERALADRDPHGPALVCVTGASNVTGELWPVRELAAAAHAHGARIVLDAAQLAPHHPVDAADLDVDWVAFSGHKMYAPFGAGVLAGRADWLRDAEPYLAGGGASRTVVRRAGGGMDVSWHTTEARHEAGSPNVIGAYAVASACAALTAAGFDALVARERELTARVREGLAGVPGVRVLSLFGDDAPRVGVLSFVVEGWRSADFAAELSAGYGIGVRAGLFCAHPLLGALLGRSPQGPGECGAEAGPGGATLDAVRVSFGAGTPDEHLDRLVRAVRELVRDGARRERRAPAAPAAWPVPVHSFE; translated from the coding sequence ATGTCCGCGTACCCGAACTCCGACGACCTCCTACGTGCCGGCGTACCCGAGTCCTCCGCCCCGGCCGCTCCCGGGCTGCCGCTGCCCGTCCTCGGGCGGGACGTGACCGTGCCGCTGGCCGGCGGCGGGGAGATCGGGTACGCCGCGCTGGACCACGCGGCCAGCGCCCCGGTGCTCCAGCGCGTGTGGGACGACGTCGCCGCGTACGCGCCGTACTACGGCAGCGTCCACCGGGGCGCCGGGTACCTGTCGCAGCTCTCCACGGACCTGTTCGAGAACAGCCGCGGCACGGTCGCGCGGTTCCTCGGCTGCCGCCCCGGCGACCAGGTCGTGTTCACCCGCTCCACGACCGACTCGCTGAACCTGCTCGCCCGCGCCCTGCCCGCCGGCTGCGAGGTGTTCGTCTTCGAGACCGAGCACCACGCCTCGCTCCTGCCGTGGCGGGGCGCCCGTGTGACGTACCTGGACGCGCCGCGCACCCCCGGGCGGGCGGTGGAGGCGCTGGAACGCGCCCTGGCCGACCGGGACCCCCACGGGCCCGCCCTGGTGTGCGTGACCGGCGCCTCCAACGTGACCGGCGAGCTGTGGCCCGTACGGGAGCTGGCGGCCGCCGCGCACGCGCACGGCGCGCGGATCGTGCTGGACGCCGCCCAGCTGGCGCCGCACCACCCGGTGGACGCGGCGGACCTGGACGTGGACTGGGTGGCGTTCTCGGGGCACAAGATGTACGCCCCGTTCGGGGCGGGTGTGCTGGCCGGGCGGGCCGACTGGCTGCGGGACGCCGAGCCGTACCTGGCGGGCGGCGGCGCGTCGCGGACGGTGGTCCGGCGGGCCGGCGGCGGGATGGACGTGTCCTGGCACACGACGGAGGCCCGCCACGAGGCCGGGTCGCCGAACGTGATCGGCGCCTACGCCGTCGCCTCGGCCTGCGCGGCGCTCACCGCGGCGGGGTTCGACGCGCTCGTCGCCCGTGAGCGGGAGCTGACCGCACGCGTACGGGAGGGACTGGCCGGGGTGCCCGGGGTGCGGGTGCTGTCGCTGTTCGGCGACGACGCCCCGCGCGTCGGCGTCCTGTCCTTCGTCGTGGAGGGCTGGAGGAGCGCGGACTTCGCCGCGGAGCTCTCCGCCGGGTACGGCATCGGCGTCCGCGCCGGGCTGTTCTGCGCCCATCCGCTGCTCGGGGCCCTGCTGGGCCGGTCGCCGCAGGGACCGGGGGAGTGCGGGGCGGAGGCCGGGCCCGGAGGGGCGACGCTCGACGCGGTCCGGGTCAGCTTCGGCGCGGGGACGCCGGACGAGCACCTCGACCGCCTCGTCCGGGCCGTGCGGGAACTGGTCCGGGACGGCGCCCGGAGGGAGCGCCGCGCCCCGGCCGCGCCCGCCGCATGGCCGGTTCCAGTTCACTCGTTCGAGTGA
- a CDS encoding c-type cytochrome encodes MKKLSARRRHPLAAVVVLLLALAATGGLYAAFAPARTAQADETAQSLAIEEGKKLYTVGCASCHGTAGQGASDGPPLVGVGSASVDFQVGTGRMPAQQPGAQVPKKKNIYTQAQIDQLAAYIASLGPGPITPTEKQYSVEGADVAKGGELYRNNCAQCHNFTGEGGALTKGKYAPSLDDVDEKYIYEAMQSGPQNMPVFPDTTLPEKDKKDIIAYIKAVNGEETPTPGGFALGGLGPVSEGLFGWIFGLGSLIAVAVWVAAHTAKAKKS; translated from the coding sequence GTGAAAAAGCTCTCCGCACGACGACGCCATCCGCTGGCGGCGGTCGTCGTCCTACTTCTCGCGCTGGCGGCCACCGGGGGGCTGTACGCCGCGTTCGCACCCGCGCGCACGGCACAGGCCGACGAGACCGCCCAGTCCCTCGCCATCGAGGAGGGCAAGAAGCTCTACACCGTCGGCTGCGCGAGCTGCCACGGCACCGCCGGTCAGGGCGCCTCCGACGGCCCGCCCCTGGTCGGCGTGGGCTCCGCCTCGGTCGACTTCCAGGTCGGCACCGGCCGGATGCCCGCGCAGCAGCCGGGCGCCCAGGTCCCGAAGAAGAAGAACATCTACACGCAGGCCCAGATCGACCAGCTCGCGGCGTACATCGCGTCGCTCGGCCCCGGCCCGATCACCCCCACCGAGAAGCAGTACAGCGTGGAGGGCGCGGACGTCGCCAAGGGCGGCGAGCTGTACCGCAACAACTGCGCCCAGTGCCACAACTTCACCGGTGAGGGCGGCGCGCTCACCAAGGGCAAGTACGCGCCGAGCCTCGACGACGTCGACGAGAAGTACATCTACGAGGCCATGCAGTCCGGCCCGCAGAACATGCCCGTCTTCCCCGACACGACGCTGCCGGAGAAGGACAAGAAGGACATCATCGCGTACATCAAGGCCGTCAACGGTGAGGAGACGCCGACCCCCGGCGGCTTCGCGCTGGGCGGTCTGGGACCGGTCAGCGAGGGCCTGTTCGGCTGGATCTTCGGTCTGGGTTCGCTGATCGCCGTCGCCGTCTGGGTCGCGGCCCACACCGCTAAGGCCAAGAAGTCATGA
- the ctaD gene encoding cytochrome c oxidase subunit I has protein sequence MSILNEPQGAAAAAGGSKEPYENELPVRRKQPGNVVVKWLTTTDHKTIGTLYLVTSFVFFCIGGLLALFMRAELARHGTQIMSNEQFNQAFTMHGTIMLLMFATPLFAGFANWIMPLQIGAPDVAFPRLNMFAYWLYLFGSTIAVAGFLTPQGAADFGWFAYTPLSDAIRSPGVGADMWIMGLAFSGFGTILGSVNFITTIICMRAPGMTMFRMPIFTWNVLLTGVLVLLAFPVLAAALFALEADRKFGSHIFDAANGGALLWQHLFWFFGHPEVYIIALPFFGIVSEIVPVFSRKPMFGYIGLVAATIAIAGLSVTVWAHHMYVTGGVLLPFFSFMTFLIAVPTGVKFFNWIGTMWKGSLSFETPMLWTIGFLVTFTFGGLTGVILASPPMDFHVSDSYFVVAHFHYVVFGTVVFAMFAGFHFWWPKFTGKMLDERLGKITFWTLFIGFHGTFLVQHWLGAEGMPRRYADYLAADGFTALNTISTISSFLLGLSILPFFYNVWKTAKYGKKIEVDDPWGYGRSLEWATSCPPPRHNFLTLPRIRSESPAFDLHHPEIAALDQLDNHGREADALVGGKEAGK, from the coding sequence GTGAGCATCCTCAACGAACCCCAGGGTGCCGCCGCGGCAGCCGGCGGCTCGAAGGAGCCGTACGAGAACGAGTTGCCCGTCCGGCGCAAGCAGCCCGGTAACGTCGTCGTCAAGTGGCTGACCACCACCGACCACAAGACGATCGGCACGCTCTACCTGGTCACCTCGTTCGTCTTCTTCTGCATCGGCGGTCTGCTGGCGCTGTTCATGCGCGCCGAGCTGGCCCGCCACGGCACGCAGATCATGTCGAACGAGCAGTTCAACCAGGCGTTCACGATGCACGGCACGATCATGCTGCTGATGTTCGCGACGCCGCTGTTCGCCGGATTCGCGAACTGGATCATGCCGCTGCAGATCGGCGCGCCCGACGTGGCGTTCCCGCGGCTGAACATGTTCGCCTACTGGCTCTACCTGTTCGGCTCGACCATCGCCGTGGCCGGCTTCCTCACCCCGCAGGGTGCCGCCGACTTCGGCTGGTTCGCCTACACCCCGCTCTCGGACGCCATCCGCTCCCCGGGCGTCGGCGCCGACATGTGGATCATGGGCCTGGCCTTCTCCGGCTTCGGCACGATCCTCGGCTCGGTCAACTTCATCACCACCATCATCTGCATGCGCGCCCCCGGCATGACAATGTTCCGCATGCCGATCTTCACCTGGAACGTGCTGCTGACCGGTGTCCTGGTCCTGCTCGCGTTCCCGGTCCTCGCCGCCGCGCTCTTCGCGCTGGAGGCCGACCGGAAGTTCGGCTCGCACATCTTCGACGCGGCCAACGGCGGCGCCCTGCTCTGGCAGCACCTCTTCTGGTTCTTCGGCCACCCCGAGGTGTACATCATCGCGCTGCCGTTCTTCGGCATCGTCTCGGAGATCGTCCCGGTCTTCAGCCGCAAGCCGATGTTCGGCTACATCGGCCTGGTGGCCGCGACCATCGCGATCGCCGGCCTGTCGGTGACGGTGTGGGCCCACCACATGTACGTCACCGGCGGTGTGCTGCTGCCGTTCTTCTCCTTCATGACCTTCCTGATCGCGGTACCGACCGGTGTGAAGTTCTTCAACTGGATCGGCACCATGTGGAAGGGCTCGCTGTCCTTCGAGACGCCGATGCTCTGGACGATCGGCTTCCTGGTCACCTTCACCTTCGGTGGCCTGACCGGTGTGATCCTGGCCTCGCCGCCGATGGACTTCCACGTCTCCGACTCGTACTTCGTCGTCGCGCACTTCCACTACGTCGTCTTCGGCACCGTGGTGTTCGCGATGTTCGCCGGATTCCACTTCTGGTGGCCGAAGTTCACGGGCAAGATGCTGGACGAGCGCCTCGGCAAGATCACCTTCTGGACGCTGTTCATCGGCTTCCACGGCACGTTCCTCGTCCAGCACTGGCTGGGCGCCGAGGGCATGCCGCGCCGCTACGCGGACTACCTGGCCGCGGACGGCTTCACCGCGCTGAACACGATCTCCACGATCAGCTCGTTCCTGCTCGGCCTGTCGATCCTGCCGTTCTTCTACAACGTCTGGAAGACCGCCAAGTACGGCAAGAAGATCGAGGTCGACGACCCGTGGGGCTACGGCCGGTCCCTGGAGTGGGCCACCTCCTGCCCGCCGCCGCGCCACAACTTCCTCACCCTGCCGCGCATTCGCTCCGAATCGCCGGCGTTCGACCTGCACCACCCTGAGATCGCCGCGCTCGACCAGCTCGACAACCACGGCCGCGAGGCCGACGCGCTGGTCGGCGGCAAGGAGGCCGGCAAGTGA
- a CDS encoding cytochrome c oxidase subunit 4: protein MKIQGKMFIWLSFFILAMAVLYGLWSREPVGTTALFMAFGLAIMVGYYLAFTAKRVDAMAQDDKEADVADEAGELGFFSPHSWQPLSLAVGGALAFLAVALDWWLMFFSLPIILIGIWGWVFEYYRGENQNQ from the coding sequence GTGAAGATCCAGGGCAAGATGTTCATCTGGCTGAGCTTCTTCATCCTGGCCATGGCCGTCCTGTACGGCCTGTGGTCGAGGGAGCCGGTCGGCACCACCGCGCTGTTCATGGCCTTCGGCCTGGCGATCATGGTCGGCTACTACCTGGCCTTCACCGCCAAGCGGGTGGACGCCATGGCGCAGGACGACAAGGAGGCCGACGTCGCGGACGAGGCCGGCGAACTCGGCTTCTTCTCGCCGCACAGCTGGCAGCCGCTGTCCCTGGCCGTCGGCGGCGCGCTGGCCTTCCTGGCCGTCGCCCTCGACTGGTGGCTGATGTTCTTCTCCCTGCCGATCATCCTGATCGGCATCTGGGGCTGGGTCTTCGAGTACTACCGGGGCGAAAACCAGAACCAGTGA
- a CDS encoding response regulator transcription factor: protein MQSSATVLVYSDDASTRAQVRLAAGSRPAADVPPVEYVECATLPAVLERLGEGGVDVCVLDGEAAPAGGMGVCRQIKDEVFDCPPVLLLIGRPQDAWLATWSRADAAVTLPVDPAELPEALAALLRSRLPVEA from the coding sequence ATGCAGTCCAGCGCCACCGTACTGGTCTACAGCGACGACGCGAGCACCCGTGCGCAGGTGCGGCTGGCGGCCGGGAGTCGTCCCGCGGCCGACGTCCCCCCGGTCGAGTACGTCGAGTGCGCGACGCTGCCCGCGGTCCTGGAGCGGCTGGGCGAGGGCGGCGTCGACGTGTGCGTGCTGGACGGCGAGGCCGCCCCGGCGGGCGGGATGGGCGTGTGCCGGCAGATCAAGGACGAGGTGTTCGACTGCCCGCCGGTCCTGCTGCTGATCGGGCGGCCGCAGGACGCGTGGCTGGCGACGTGGAGCCGGGCCGACGCGGCGGTGACGCTGCCGGTGGACCCGGCGGAGCTGCCCGAGGCGCTGGCGGCGCTGCTGCGCAGCCGCCTGCCCGTGGAGGCCTGA
- the trpD gene encoding anthranilate phosphoribosyltransferase, with the protein MSAVPPAGGPTAAGRSWPAVLDALLSGRDLDADATAWAMERILSGEATNAQIAGFAVALRGKGETVEEISGLVRTMYAHARTIEVPGPSVDIVGTGGDGARTVNISTMSAVVVAGTGAKVVKHGNRAASSASGASDVLEKLGVNLELSPERVAEVAQEAGITFCFAVRFHPALRHVAAARKELGIRTTFNFLGPLTNPARVRAQATGVADARMAPILAGVLAGRGSSALVFRGDDGLDELTTTAGSRVWVVRDGSVREEVFHPHDVGLDVVPVEALRGADASYNADVARRLLAGGTGPVRDAVLLNSAAALVALDPSDAPLAEQLRAGMARAAESIDSGAARDVLDRWVRVTNR; encoded by the coding sequence ATGAGCGCCGTACCGCCCGCCGGAGGCCCCACCGCGGCGGGCCGCTCCTGGCCCGCCGTCCTCGACGCCCTGCTCTCGGGCAGGGACCTCGACGCGGACGCGACCGCCTGGGCGATGGAGCGCATCCTCAGCGGGGAGGCGACGAACGCGCAGATCGCCGGCTTTGCGGTGGCCCTGCGCGGCAAGGGCGAGACCGTGGAGGAGATCTCCGGCCTCGTCCGCACCATGTACGCCCACGCCCGGACCATCGAGGTCCCCGGCCCGTCGGTCGACATCGTCGGCACGGGCGGCGACGGCGCGCGGACCGTCAACATCTCCACCATGTCGGCGGTCGTCGTCGCCGGTACGGGCGCGAAGGTGGTCAAGCACGGCAACCGCGCCGCCTCGTCGGCGTCGGGCGCCTCCGACGTCCTGGAGAAGCTCGGCGTCAACCTGGAGCTGTCCCCCGAGCGGGTGGCCGAGGTGGCGCAGGAGGCGGGGATCACGTTCTGCTTCGCCGTCCGGTTCCACCCGGCGCTCCGCCACGTGGCCGCGGCCCGCAAGGAGCTGGGCATCCGGACGACGTTCAACTTCCTGGGCCCGCTGACCAACCCGGCCCGGGTCCGCGCCCAGGCGACGGGGGTGGCCGACGCCCGGATGGCGCCGATCCTGGCCGGGGTGCTCGCCGGGCGCGGCTCGTCGGCGCTGGTCTTCCGCGGCGATGACGGGCTCGACGAGCTGACCACGACGGCCGGGTCCCGGGTGTGGGTCGTCCGGGACGGGAGCGTCCGCGAGGAGGTCTTCCACCCGCACGACGTGGGCCTCGACGTGGTACCGGTGGAGGCCCTGCGCGGCGCCGACGCCTCGTACAACGCGGACGTGGCGCGCCGGCTGCTGGCCGGCGGGACCGGGCCCGTACGGGACGCGGTGCTGCTGAACTCGGCGGCGGCGCTGGTCGCGCTGGACCCGTCGGACGCGCCGCTGGCCGAGCAGTTGCGGGCCGGTATGGCCAGGGCGGCCGAGTCGATCGACTCGGGGGCCGCCCGCGACGTCCTGGACCGCTGGGTGCGGGTCACCAACCGCTAG
- a CDS encoding L,D-transpeptidase, producing MSHKPSLRIALSCSLLAAAAGAGLAGCEEPDGHPLSARPYDAARQVSLDGLSEGREVPLDAPLTLTARDGDARITDVTAVDEAGRHLAGELSAGGDRWRSTGPLAAGARYTVRVATENGDGAPGVRTLTFRTARAEKLLKVDFGPEPGKYGVGQPLTAVLGAPVTTREGRVAVERALKVRSTPAVTGAWHWVDDRELHFRPREYWPAGASVTLTSDLAGVHVGGGFYGTDTPPLRIDIGDRVEAVTDASAHRMVVKRNGEVVNTIPVTTGKPGFATRNGIKVVLEKQAFVRMRSTTVGIAEGSSESYDLPVHYATRVTWSGEYVHAAPWSTGSQGSANVSHGCVGMSTENAAWFFENVRRGDIVQVVNSQGERMTPFGNGFGDWNLSWDRWRQGSAVHAGTREGADPARLRPRPL from the coding sequence ATGAGCCACAAGCCGAGCCTCCGCATAGCCCTGAGCTGCTCCCTGCTGGCCGCCGCCGCGGGCGCCGGCCTGGCCGGCTGCGAGGAGCCGGACGGCCACCCGCTCTCCGCGCGGCCGTACGACGCCGCCCGGCAGGTCTCCCTCGACGGCCTCTCCGAGGGCCGCGAGGTGCCCCTCGACGCACCCCTCACCCTCACCGCCCGGGACGGCGACGCCCGCATCACGGACGTCACCGCCGTCGACGAGGCGGGCCGCCACCTGGCGGGCGAGCTCTCCGCCGGCGGCGACCGCTGGCGCTCCACCGGCCCGCTCGCCGCCGGCGCCCGCTACACCGTCCGGGTCGCCACGGAGAACGGCGACGGCGCCCCGGGCGTCCGTACGCTGACGTTCAGGACGGCACGGGCCGAGAAGCTCCTGAAGGTGGATTTCGGGCCGGAGCCGGGCAAGTACGGCGTCGGACAGCCCCTCACGGCGGTCCTCGGCGCCCCCGTCACCACCAGGGAGGGCCGCGTGGCCGTCGAGCGCGCCCTGAAGGTCCGCTCCACCCCCGCCGTCACCGGCGCCTGGCACTGGGTCGACGACAGGGAGCTCCACTTCCGGCCCAGGGAGTACTGGCCCGCGGGCGCCTCCGTCACCCTGACCAGCGACCTCGCCGGCGTCCACGTCGGCGGCGGGTTCTACGGCACCGACACCCCTCCGCTCCGGATCGACATCGGCGACCGCGTCGAGGCCGTCACCGACGCGTCGGCCCACCGGATGGTCGTCAAGCGCAACGGCGAGGTGGTCAACACCATCCCGGTGACGACCGGCAAGCCCGGCTTCGCCACGCGCAACGGCATCAAGGTGGTGCTGGAGAAGCAGGCGTTCGTCCGGATGCGCAGCACCACCGTCGGCATCGCCGAGGGCAGCAGCGAGTCGTACGACCTGCCCGTCCACTACGCGACCCGCGTCACCTGGAGCGGCGAGTACGTCCACGCCGCGCCCTGGTCGACCGGCTCCCAGGGGTCCGCCAACGTCAGCCACGGCTGCGTCGGCATGTCCACCGAGAACGCCGCCTGGTTCTTCGAGAACGTCCGGCGCGGCGACATCGTCCAGGTCGTCAACAGCCAGGGAGAGCGGATGACCCCGTTCGGCAACGGCTTCGGCGACTGGAACCTGTCCTGGGACCGGTGGCGCCAGGGCAGCGCCGTCCACGCCGGTACCCGCGAGGGCGCCGACCCCGCCCGGCTGCGGCCCCGGCCGCTGTAG
- a CDS encoding cytochrome b, producing the protein MSTAHNAKRKAPAGERVADWADGRLGIYTLAKGNMRKIFPDHWSFMLGEICLYSFIIIILTGVYLTLFFHPSMNEVVYHGSYVPMQGVRMTEAYASTLDISFDVRGGLLIRQIHHWAALIFIAGMFVHMMRVFFTGAFRKPREINWLFGFLLLVLGMFTGFTGYSLPDDLLSGTGVRFTQGAILSVPIVGTYLSMFLFGGEFPGHDMVARFYSIHILLLPGIMLGLMVAHLILVFYHKHTQFAGPGRTNKNVVGMPLLPVYMAKAGGFFFLVFGVIAAIAGMFTINPVWALGPYRPDMVSTGAQPDWYMGFAEGLVRAMPGWEINLWGHTLVLGVFVPLVLFGLMLAAIAVYPFIESWITGDKREHHILDRPRNAPTRTALGVAWVTGYMVMLIGGGNDIVATYFHMSINAVTWFVRIAFFVGPVLAFIITKRICLGLQRRDRDKVLHGRETGIIKRLPHGEFVEVHEPLSQAQMYALTAHEQYAPVEIGPTVDDNGVERKPTAMQKLRAKLSKGYYGEGNQIPKATAEEHKEISAGHGHH; encoded by the coding sequence ATGAGTACCGCACACAACGCGAAGCGGAAGGCGCCCGCCGGCGAGCGGGTGGCCGACTGGGCGGATGGCCGGCTGGGGATCTACACCCTGGCCAAGGGCAACATGCGGAAGATCTTCCCGGACCACTGGTCCTTCATGCTGGGTGAGATCTGCCTCTACAGCTTCATCATCATCATCCTCACGGGTGTGTACCTGACGCTGTTCTTCCACCCGAGCATGAACGAGGTCGTCTACCACGGCAGCTACGTGCCGATGCAGGGCGTCCGCATGACCGAGGCGTACGCCTCGACGCTGGACATCAGCTTCGACGTCCGCGGCGGTCTGCTGATCCGGCAGATCCACCACTGGGCGGCGCTGATCTTCATCGCCGGCATGTTCGTGCACATGATGCGCGTCTTCTTCACCGGCGCGTTCCGCAAGCCGCGCGAGATCAACTGGCTGTTCGGCTTCCTGCTGCTCGTCCTCGGCATGTTCACCGGTTTCACCGGCTACTCGCTCCCGGACGACCTGCTCTCCGGCACCGGTGTGCGCTTCACGCAGGGTGCGATCCTGTCCGTGCCGATCGTCGGCACGTACCTGTCGATGTTCCTCTTCGGCGGCGAGTTCCCCGGTCACGACATGGTCGCCCGGTTCTACTCGATCCACATCCTGCTGCTGCCGGGCATCATGCTCGGGCTCATGGTGGCCCACCTGATCCTGGTCTTCTACCACAAGCACACGCAGTTCGCGGGCCCCGGCCGGACGAACAAGAACGTGGTCGGCATGCCGCTGCTGCCGGTCTACATGGCCAAGGCCGGCGGCTTCTTCTTCCTGGTCTTCGGTGTCATCGCGGCCATCGCCGGCATGTTCACCATCAACCCGGTGTGGGCGCTCGGCCCGTACCGGCCGGACATGGTGTCCACCGGCGCCCAGCCCGACTGGTACATGGGCTTCGCCGAGGGCCTCGTCCGCGCCATGCCCGGCTGGGAGATCAACCTCTGGGGCCACACGCTGGTCCTGGGCGTGTTCGTCCCGCTGGTCCTGTTCGGCCTGATGCTGGCCGCGATCGCGGTCTACCCGTTCATCGAGTCCTGGATCACCGGGGACAAGCGCGAGCACCACATCCTGGACCGCCCGCGCAACGCCCCGACGCGGACGGCGCTCGGCGTCGCCTGGGTCACCGGCTACATGGTCATGCTGATCGGCGGCGGCAACGACATCGTCGCCACCTACTTCCACATGTCGATCAACGCGGTCACCTGGTTCGTCCGGATCGCCTTCTTCGTCGGACCGGTCCTCGCGTTCATCATCACCAAGCGGATCTGCCTGGGCCTCCAGCGCCGCGACCGCGACAAGGTGCTGCACGGCCGCGAGACCGGCATCATCAAGCGGCTGCCGCACGGTGAGTTCGTCGAGGTCCACGAGCCGCTCAGCCAGGCGCAGATGTACGCGCTCACCGCGCACGAGCAGTACGCCCCGGTCGAGATCGGCCCGACGGTCGACGACAACGGCGTCGAGCGCAAGCCGACCGCCATGCAGAAGCTCCGCGCGAAGCTGAGCAAGGGCTACTACGGCGAGGGGAACCAGATCCCCAAGGCCACGGCGGAGGAGCACAAGGAGATCAGCGCGGGCCACGGCCACCACTGA
- a CDS encoding cytochrome c oxidase subunit 3 gives MSVVATATTVDTGHAHPSVNRPNLTSVGTIIWLSSELMFFAALFAMYFTLRSVTGAEYWSEQAGHLNFPFSATNTTILVLSSLTCQLGVFAAERGDVKKLRTWFIVTFVMGAIFIGGQVLEYTELVKDAGMSLSSGPYGSVFYLTTGFHGLHVTGGLIAFLLVLGRTYAARRFTHEQATAAIVVSYYWHFVDVVWIGLFATIYMIK, from the coding sequence ATGTCGGTCGTGGCGACAGCAACGACAGTAGACACCGGGCACGCGCACCCGTCGGTCAATCGACCGAACCTCACCAGCGTCGGGACCATCATCTGGTTGAGTTCCGAGCTGATGTTCTTCGCGGCCCTCTTCGCGATGTACTTCACCCTGCGATCGGTAACGGGTGCCGAATACTGGTCCGAGCAGGCGGGCCACCTGAACTTCCCGTTCTCGGCGACCAACACCACGATCCTGGTGCTCTCCTCCCTCACCTGCCAGCTCGGCGTCTTCGCCGCCGAGCGCGGCGACGTGAAGAAGCTGCGCACCTGGTTCATCGTGACGTTCGTCATGGGCGCGATCTTCATCGGCGGCCAGGTCCTGGAGTACACGGAGCTGGTCAAGGACGCGGGCATGTCCCTGTCCTCCGGCCCGTACGGCTCCGTGTTCTACCTGACCACGGGCTTCCACGGCCTTCACGTGACGGGTGGCCTCATCGCGTTCCTGCTGGTCCTCGGCCGGACGTACGCCGCGAGGCGATTCACTCACGAGCAGGCAACCGCTGCCATCGTCGTGTCCTACTACTGGCACTTCGTCGATGTGGTCTGGATCGGCCTCTTCGCCACGATCTACATGATCAAGTAA
- a CDS encoding Rieske 2Fe-2S domain-containing protein: MSSQEISEESLPYEQDTAHGKALAENPFADPGLPPHKPRIQDIDERAAKRSERTVALLFTISMLATIGFIASFVIFPVEKIVYVWPLGHVSATNLSLGLTLGIALFCIGAGAVHWARTLMSDVEVADERHSIEATPELKAKVLADFAQGAEESGLGRRKLIRNTMFGALAMVPLSGLVLLRELGPLPEKKLFHTSWAKGKQLINMNTMEPLRPEDVAVGSLTFAMPEGLSEEDHDFNTKIAKDALMIVRIQPEDIKDKRELEWSHDGIVAFSKICTHVGCPISLYEQQTHHVLCPCHQSTFDLSDGARVIFGPAGHALPQLRIGVNDKGFLEALGDFDEPVGPAFWERG; encoded by the coding sequence ATGAGTAGCCAAGAGATTTCCGAAGAGAGCCTGCCGTACGAGCAGGACACCGCGCACGGCAAGGCACTGGCCGAGAACCCGTTCGCCGACCCGGGGCTGCCGCCCCACAAGCCCCGCATCCAGGACATCGACGAGCGGGCCGCCAAGCGTTCGGAGCGCACGGTCGCCCTGCTGTTCACGATCTCGATGCTGGCCACGATCGGCTTCATCGCCTCGTTCGTGATCTTCCCGGTCGAGAAGATCGTGTACGTGTGGCCGCTCGGCCACGTGAGCGCGACCAACCTGTCGCTCGGCCTGACGCTGGGCATCGCCCTCTTCTGCATCGGCGCCGGCGCGGTCCACTGGGCCCGCACGCTGATGTCGGACGTGGAGGTCGCCGACGAGCGCCACTCGATCGAGGCGACCCCGGAGCTCAAGGCCAAGGTCCTGGCCGACTTCGCCCAGGGCGCGGAGGAGTCGGGCCTGGGCCGGCGCAAGCTGATCCGCAACACCATGTTCGGCGCGCTGGCCATGGTGCCGCTCTCCGGTCTGGTGCTGCTGCGCGAGCTGGGCCCGCTGCCGGAGAAGAAGCTCTTCCACACCTCGTGGGCCAAGGGCAAGCAGCTCATCAACATGAACACGATGGAGCCGCTGCGCCCCGAGGACGTCGCGGTCGGCTCGCTCACCTTCGCCATGCCGGAGGGTCTGAGCGAGGAGGACCACGACTTCAACACCAAGATCGCCAAGGATGCCCTGATGATCGTCCGGATCCAGCCGGAGGACATCAAGGACAAGCGCGAGCTCGAGTGGTCGCACGACGGCATCGTGGCGTTCTCCAAGATCTGCACCCACGTGGGCTGCCCGATCTCCCTGTACGAGCAGCAGACCCACCACGTCCTCTGCCCGTGTCACCAGTCCACCTTCGACCTCTCCGACGGCGCCCGCGTCATCTTCGGCCCTGCCGGCCACGCCCTCCCGCAGCTGCGGATCGGCGTGAACGACAAGGGATTCCTCGAGGCGCTCGGCGACTTCGACGAGCCGGTCGGTCCTGCATTCTGGGAGCGCGGATGA
- a CDS encoding Lrp/AsnC family transcriptional regulator codes for MITAIVLIKTSVDRIPEIAEAIAALDSVSEVFSVTGTYDLIAMVRVPAHDDLADVIPGRISKIPGVVATDTHVAFRTYSQHDLEAAFAIGLDT; via the coding sequence GTGATCACCGCGATCGTGCTCATCAAGACCAGCGTGGACCGCATCCCGGAGATCGCGGAGGCGATCGCCGCGCTCGACAGCGTGAGCGAGGTCTTTTCCGTCACCGGCACCTACGACCTGATCGCCATGGTCCGCGTGCCCGCCCACGACGACCTGGCCGACGTCATCCCCGGCCGCATCAGCAAGATCCCCGGCGTCGTCGCGACGGACACCCACGTCGCGTTCCGCACGTACTCGCAGCACGACCTGGAGGCGGCGTTCGCGATCGGCCTCGACACCTGA